One Candidatus Nitrososphaera evergladensis SR1 genomic window carries:
- a CDS encoding fibrillarin-like rRNA/tRNA 2'-O-methyltransferase — protein sequence MESDGIKWIFAGGEKHAATVNLVPGDSVYGEKLVKQGGEEYRLWDPFRSKLAGALKKGLRNLPIKNGTKVLYLGASTGTTVSHVSDIVGNSGIVFAVEPATRVARELIENVASKRKNVVPVLEDARRPNSYFSVFGKVDVVYCDIAQPDQTEIAIANCNAYLKPGGVMLLVVKTRSIDVLMDPKAVVVQEAKKLEKAGFAIDQVLNLEPFDKDHGMIYCFFRS from the coding sequence TTGGAAAGCGACGGTATTAAGTGGATCTTTGCCGGCGGCGAAAAACACGCGGCCACGGTAAACCTTGTCCCCGGCGACAGCGTCTATGGCGAAAAGCTGGTGAAGCAAGGGGGCGAAGAGTACCGCTTGTGGGACCCGTTTCGGAGCAAGCTTGCCGGCGCGCTGAAAAAAGGCCTCAGAAACCTGCCGATAAAAAACGGCACCAAGGTGCTTTACCTCGGCGCTTCAACCGGGACGACCGTGAGCCACGTCTCTGACATTGTCGGCAATTCCGGCATAGTGTTTGCAGTCGAGCCGGCCACCCGAGTTGCCCGGGAGCTGATAGAAAACGTGGCGTCAAAGCGCAAGAACGTCGTGCCAGTCCTCGAAGACGCACGCAGGCCAAACTCGTATTTTTCAGTGTTTGGCAAGGTTGATGTCGTTTACTGCGACATTGCCCAGCCGGACCAGACAGAGATTGCGATAGCAAACTGCAACGCGTACCTAAAGCCAGGCGGAGTCATGCTCCTTGTGGTAAAGACGCGCAGCATCGACGTTCTGATGGACCCAAAGGCAGTTGTAGTGCAGGAGGCAAAAAAACTGGAAAAGGCCGGCTTTGCAATAGACCAGGTGCTGAACCTGGAGCCGTTTGACAAGGACCACGGAATGATCTACTGCTTTTTCAGGTCCTAA
- a CDS encoding TATA-box-binding protein, which translates to MPQTKPIVSIENVVASATVNQTVNLNLITQIFPDVEYHPDQFPGLVFRLRSPKTATLIFSSGKMVCTGAKSEKMAIQAVKNVVQKLKKGGIPLENEPQIEIQNIVASASLGGKIHLELAARVLPRSMYEPEQFPGLIHRMLDPKTVILLFASGKLVCTGAKKESEVYRAVGNLHTLLEEKNLMIYEG; encoded by the coding sequence GTGCCGCAGACCAAGCCCATAGTCAGTATCGAAAACGTTGTAGCTTCTGCAACCGTCAACCAGACGGTTAACCTAAACCTTATCACCCAGATATTCCCTGACGTCGAGTACCACCCGGACCAGTTCCCGGGCCTCGTGTTCAGGCTGAGGTCGCCCAAGACGGCAACCCTGATTTTCAGCTCCGGCAAGATGGTCTGCACGGGAGCAAAGTCAGAAAAGATGGCAATCCAGGCGGTCAAAAACGTGGTCCAGAAACTGAAAAAGGGCGGCATCCCGCTTGAAAACGAGCCGCAGATAGAGATCCAGAACATCGTTGCGTCTGCAAGCCTTGGAGGCAAGATCCACCTTGAACTTGCGGCGCGCGTATTGCCAAGGAGCATGTACGAGCCGGAGCAGTTTCCCGGCCTCATCCACAGGATGCTAGACCCAAAGACAGTCATACTGCTCTTTGCCTCCGGCAAGCTGGTGTGCACCGGCGCCAAGAAGGAGAGCGAGGTCTACAGGGCAGTCGGCAACCTCCACACGCTCCTTGAAGAAAAGAACCTGATGATCTACGAAGGATGA
- a CDS encoding signal peptidase I, translating into MEQKSKLPVAMRDIIIVVAGVAIVWLGLRLAFDTNNPFYVVSSRSMVPVLQVNDVLVVRDGGSWDTLKVGDIIVFDRPDGEDRVIVHRVAEIGENSAGERVIRTKGDANPASIPGTDFPIHKDNYIGKVVYVLPGAGVITKIISPPVNYIIIAIILVILFFSKWGRKGSSSSGASQPPSSSSSSPSSGATSPPPPPST; encoded by the coding sequence TTGGAGCAAAAATCCAAGCTGCCCGTCGCAATGCGCGACATTATCATCGTCGTTGCTGGCGTGGCCATAGTGTGGCTCGGGCTGAGGCTTGCGTTTGACACCAACAACCCGTTCTACGTAGTTTCTAGCAGGAGCATGGTCCCGGTTCTGCAGGTAAACGACGTCCTCGTGGTCAGGGACGGGGGCTCGTGGGATACCCTCAAGGTCGGCGACATCATCGTGTTTGACAGGCCGGACGGCGAAGACCGGGTGATTGTGCATCGTGTGGCCGAGATTGGCGAGAATTCTGCCGGCGAGCGCGTCATCAGGACAAAAGGCGACGCAAACCCGGCCTCCATACCCGGTACAGACTTCCCTATCCACAAGGACAACTATATCGGCAAGGTCGTGTACGTCCTGCCGGGCGCCGGCGTGATAACAAAGATCATCAGCCCGCCTGTAAACTATATCATAATCGCCATAATCCTAGTGATACTGTTCTTTAGCAAGTGGGGCAGAAAGGGCAGCAGTAGTAGTGGCGCCTCGCAGCCGCCGTCATCTTCATCGTCGTCGCCTTCGTCTGGCGCAACATCACCGCCGCCACCACCGTCGACATGA
- a CDS encoding NOP5/NOP56 family protein, with protein MSSSNSSCSVVLLELGIAAFDGAGNVVASRKFDSALRSYRMLKSGGTPEEIKPFVDQLRSYNTISVNDASVAIVLRQAGLANAQMMQEAQQQEIQGSKPDYIVKAGFAASPQDAMQALRDFAIDLSSSRVKEASEKLDLHIVQSINALDELDKIINTIGTRMREWYGLHYPELDNLVQSQVAHAEIISRAGSRDKITKEILESAGIQDKKAEIILDGARRSRGGDMTPENLAIVKKLADQVILQSDLRRILSDHIEAAMEVVAPNVKELLTAAVGARLIAKAGSLARLAVLPASTIQVLGAEKALFRALKTGARPPKHGILFQHPLIHSAPKWQRGKIARAVASKVAIAARIDYYRHAGKDTQITEKLNTRLEEIREKYKEPVPEKERDKKYREHERRQDRGPRRFGGGGGRDRRQEGGRDRFGGGKKKGKDRKRFGKRRY; from the coding sequence ATGTCTTCAAGTAACAGTTCTTGCTCCGTGGTCCTGTTGGAGCTTGGCATAGCCGCCTTTGACGGCGCAGGCAACGTCGTGGCGTCAAGGAAATTCGACAGTGCGCTGCGCTCGTACCGCATGCTAAAGAGCGGGGGCACGCCAGAAGAGATCAAGCCCTTTGTGGACCAGTTGCGCTCGTACAATACCATATCCGTAAATGACGCAAGCGTGGCGATAGTGCTGCGCCAGGCCGGCCTTGCCAACGCCCAGATGATGCAGGAGGCCCAACAGCAAGAGATCCAGGGAAGCAAGCCTGATTATATCGTAAAAGCTGGGTTTGCGGCAAGTCCGCAGGACGCCATGCAGGCGCTGCGCGACTTTGCAATAGATCTATCTTCATCGAGAGTAAAGGAAGCGTCTGAAAAACTCGACTTGCACATAGTCCAGTCGATAAACGCGCTGGACGAGCTGGACAAGATAATCAATACAATCGGAACTAGGATGCGCGAATGGTACGGCCTGCATTACCCGGAGCTTGACAACCTTGTGCAGAGCCAGGTCGCGCACGCGGAGATAATCAGCAGGGCCGGCTCGCGTGACAAGATAACAAAAGAGATTCTGGAGAGCGCTGGCATACAGGACAAAAAGGCAGAGATAATCCTTGACGGCGCAAGGCGCAGCAGGGGTGGCGACATGACGCCGGAGAACCTCGCAATCGTCAAAAAGCTGGCAGACCAGGTCATTTTGCAGTCGGACCTGAGGCGCATACTCTCAGACCACATCGAAGCCGCGATGGAAGTCGTGGCTCCAAACGTCAAGGAATTGCTGACGGCCGCAGTCGGCGCAAGGCTCATCGCCAAGGCTGGAAGCCTCGCAAGGCTTGCCGTGCTCCCTGCAAGCACCATCCAGGTGCTTGGGGCAGAAAAGGCGCTCTTCCGCGCGCTAAAGACAGGCGCAAGGCCGCCCAAGCACGGCATACTGTTCCAGCATCCGCTCATACACTCGGCTCCAAAGTGGCAGCGGGGAAAAATCGCCCGCGCGGTGGCGTCCAAGGTCGCAATCGCGGCAAGGATAGACTATTACCGCCACGCCGGCAAGGACACCCAGATCACGGAAAAGCTGAACACGCGCCTTGAAGAGATCCGCGAAAAGTACAAGGAGCCAGTGCCGGAAAAAGAGCGCGACAAGAAATACCGCGAGCACGAGAGGCGCCAAGACAGGGGACCGAGGCGCTTTGGCGGAGGCGGAGGAAGAGACCGGCGCCAAGAGGGCGGCCGCGACAGGTTTGGCGGCGGCAAGAAGAAGGGAAAGGACCGAAAGCGCTTTGGAAAGCGACGGTATTAA
- the rnhB gene encoding ribonuclease HII: MLLIGGVDEAGRGSIIGPLVVAGVSVRESKITKLKEMGVRDSKQLTRQAREKLYDEIISIADHYHIHTIKSTEVDSHVLQRGLNKLEARAMAHVIGKMKVDEVYVDCCDTNPERYREHIACHLKSATQVIHSMHHADRINVVVSAASILAKITRDFEIQKIRKRYRDIGSGYPSDEKTMLFIRNWVEMKKTPPAFARKSWKPLRTMLEGMEQRTLF; the protein is encoded by the coding sequence ATGCTGTTAATTGGCGGCGTGGACGAGGCGGGGCGCGGCTCGATAATAGGGCCGCTTGTTGTTGCCGGCGTCTCTGTCCGCGAGTCAAAAATTACAAAATTAAAAGAGATGGGTGTCAGAGATTCCAAGCAGCTGACGCGGCAGGCTCGCGAAAAGCTCTATGACGAAATAATCAGCATCGCCGACCACTACCACATACACACGATAAAGTCGACAGAGGTGGACAGCCATGTGCTGCAGCGCGGCCTGAACAAGCTGGAGGCAAGGGCGATGGCTCACGTCATCGGCAAGATGAAGGTCGACGAGGTGTACGTCGACTGCTGCGACACAAACCCTGAGCGCTACAGGGAGCACATCGCGTGCCACCTAAAGAGCGCGACGCAGGTTATACATTCTATGCACCACGCAGACAGGATAAACGTCGTCGTATCTGCGGCGTCGATACTGGCCAAGATAACGCGCGACTTTGAAATACAAAAGATAAGGAAGCGCTACCGCGACATCGGCTCTGGCTACCCTTCCGACGAAAAGACGATGCTCTTTATCCGCAACTGGGTGGAGATGAAAAAGACGCCGCCGGCGTTTGCGAGAAAGTCGTGGAAGCCCCTGCGCACGATGCTTGAAGGAATGGAGCAGAGGACGCTTTTTTAG
- a CDS encoding tetratricopeptide repeat protein, whose amino-acid sequence MQTGEFECQKCKGVRKHTLRLYEKKTKAYSVIPAGIDREVTAICHGCLTEWILDKKYEKQLIELYKKWDKEEKLEKKQLKHDDSTGIGSMINEASELASANQYDKAMKLLQKAIKKDPSRPEPYVTTGGILFNQKDYLGALDNFGKALQSEPNNLTALIFTGHSLINLGKDDQALTHIDRALDIAPEESQALWAKGNILIRLGRFAEALDYFDKILLLSPKETTVLIARGECLLDLERNEDVISSFDKALLTDVNNIDALRGKGTALMMLGRNDDALSYFDRVLEMNPNEALTVYRVSCIKTLQGRHSEALNMIQNIININSRYKEIIRKSKNFDNLWNYDEFRKLMV is encoded by the coding sequence ATGCAAACAGGTGAGTTTGAATGTCAAAAATGCAAAGGTGTGCGAAAGCATACTCTTAGACTTTATGAAAAGAAAACCAAAGCGTATTCTGTAATCCCCGCTGGCATAGACAGAGAAGTAACTGCGATTTGTCATGGATGCCTGACTGAATGGATATTGGATAAGAAGTATGAAAAACAATTGATTGAGCTTTACAAAAAATGGGACAAAGAAGAAAAGCTCGAGAAGAAACAGCTAAAACATGACGACTCTACAGGGATCGGTTCAATGATTAATGAGGCATCAGAATTAGCAAGCGCTAATCAATACGATAAAGCAATGAAATTGTTACAGAAGGCTATAAAGAAAGACCCCTCAAGACCTGAACCTTATGTTACAACAGGTGGCATACTTTTTAATCAAAAGGACTATCTAGGAGCATTAGATAATTTTGGCAAAGCATTACAGTCTGAACCAAATAACTTGACCGCCCTTATTTTTACAGGGCATTCTCTGATAAATCTAGGCAAAGATGATCAAGCTTTAACCCATATTGATAGAGCTCTAGATATTGCACCAGAAGAAAGTCAGGCGTTATGGGCAAAGGGGAATATACTAATTAGATTAGGGCGATTTGCTGAAGCTTTGGATTACTTCGATAAGATATTGTTACTGAGCCCAAAAGAAACAACCGTTTTGATTGCCCGAGGCGAATGCCTATTAGATTTGGAAAGGAATGAAGATGTTATTTCTTCTTTTGACAAAGCATTGCTTACAGATGTAAATAATATTGATGCTCTTCGAGGCAAAGGTACTGCTCTCATGATGCTCGGTAGAAATGACGATGCCTTATCCTATTTTGATCGAGTTTTAGAAATGAATCCCAATGAAGCTCTAACAGTATACAGGGTTTCTTGTATTAAGACACTTCAAGGCAGACATAGTGAAGCCTTGAATATGATTCAGAATATAATTAATATCAATAGCCGTTACAAGGAAATTATCAGAAAGAGTAAGAATTTTGACAACTTGTGGAATTACGATGAATTCAGAAAGCTGATGGTTTGA
- a CDS encoding LemA family protein, which produces MVKKSIIVVGAAVGIIAIIFGSLYSMYFSGFNAAQAKDENVKRLASDIDVQLQRRYDLIPNIVRTAQAYLQFEKSVLENVTKLRTDWQRASTVNERVQTSNQIEQALSKILITYENYPQLKSDQQLTRVMDELAGTENRIAVARGNYNDGVRDFNVNLRTFPNNVFNESGFLGTKPWGLQQYASYQATAAAQTTVPQVNIQVP; this is translated from the coding sequence TTGGTCAAGAAAAGCATCATAGTCGTTGGCGCTGCCGTTGGCATTATCGCAATAATTTTTGGCTCGCTGTACTCCATGTACTTCTCGGGGTTTAATGCGGCGCAGGCCAAGGACGAGAACGTGAAAAGACTCGCATCTGACATCGATGTGCAGCTGCAGCGCCGGTACGACCTCATACCCAACATCGTCAGGACGGCGCAGGCGTACCTCCAGTTTGAAAAGAGCGTCCTTGAGAATGTCACAAAGCTCAGGACCGACTGGCAGAGGGCCTCGACGGTGAACGAGCGCGTACAGACGAGCAACCAGATAGAGCAGGCGCTCAGCAAGATCCTGATAACATACGAAAACTACCCGCAGCTCAAGTCCGACCAGCAGCTTACAAGGGTCATGGACGAGCTTGCAGGCACGGAAAACCGCATAGCCGTTGCTCGGGGCAACTACAACGATGGCGTACGAGACTTTAACGTCAACCTGCGCACGTTCCCAAACAACGTGTTCAATGAGAGCGGGTTCCTGGGCACCAAGCCGTGGGGCCTCCAGCAATATGCATCCTACCAGGCGACAGCCGCTGCGCAGACTACGGTCCCGCAGGTAAATATACAGGTGCCGTAG
- a CDS encoding TPM domain-containing protein encodes MSAVVARALAFAFVFVVAAIVIVAFTVTPAFSQAAAKGSRPKYIYDNAEVITPEYRQLIDTYLRGLDDATTNEIVIYTIPSFVGHGIKKDGIEIHDRNMLANYIYNELPLDGIKGIGKSGKDNGVLVLMSLERDAGGGSMRIEVGRGLEGDITDGTAGEILDRYLVPARQEYEDTGSTAAFGRAFYNTVIALGAQADGTSVPTTDNSRPAADNDNTDAIMFGVFIAIFVAIVALNAKYGRRRRRGGYFVGGGYGGGYGGGWGGGGGGGGGGGGFGGGGGRSGGGGAGR; translated from the coding sequence GTGTCAGCTGTAGTGGCCCGGGCGCTTGCGTTTGCATTTGTTTTTGTGGTTGCAGCAATCGTTATTGTTGCTTTTACCGTAACACCGGCCTTTTCCCAGGCTGCTGCAAAAGGCTCTCGCCCAAAGTACATTTACGACAATGCAGAGGTTATCACGCCTGAGTACCGCCAGCTGATTGATACATACTTGCGCGGCCTTGACGACGCGACCACGAACGAGATCGTGATTTACACCATCCCAAGCTTCGTGGGCCACGGGATAAAAAAGGACGGGATAGAAATTCATGACCGGAACATGCTTGCCAATTACATCTACAATGAATTGCCGCTGGACGGCATAAAGGGCATCGGCAAGAGCGGAAAGGATAACGGCGTGCTTGTATTGATGTCGCTAGAGCGCGACGCCGGCGGCGGTTCTATGAGAATCGAGGTTGGCAGGGGGCTTGAGGGCGACATCACCGACGGGACGGCAGGCGAGATCCTTGACAGGTACTTGGTGCCGGCAAGGCAGGAGTACGAGGACACGGGAAGCACTGCGGCGTTTGGCAGGGCGTTTTACAATACAGTGATTGCGCTTGGCGCACAGGCAGACGGCACCAGCGTGCCTACTACAGACAATTCCCGGCCGGCGGCAGACAATGACAACACGGATGCGATCATGTTTGGAGTGTTTATCGCAATCTTTGTCGCAATCGTGGCGCTCAACGCCAAGTACGGAAGGAGAAGGAGGAGGGGCGGCTATTTTGTCGGCGGAGGGTACGGTGGAGGATATGGTGGCGGCTGGGGAGGAGGCGGTGGGGGCGGTGGGGGCGGTGGCGGCTTTGGCGGAGGAGGCGGCAGGTCCGGCGGCGGTGGCGCAGGGCGCTAA
- a CDS encoding site-2 protease family protein translates to MASFVGGDFSQAVPVVSSFYSIVDMQKHQTEDAVRFLIAESDIYSSFPKLIRELAKVDMIATAKRTRYASRLMPSLSSTNLTVEDGVVITVSKLQKQQRKQGKNRYLLSLPAVLFIATLTVVFIDGLYRSQSDFARMFIHNPLLLAAVYTMSLVGILGVHEMGHMIAAKHHGIRASWPYFIPGIPGLFVPTFGAMIAIRSNMTNRNVLFDVGIAGPIAGLLVTMIVSVYGSSISVLVPADRMQDFGNSGLMPINSSILMQATLNLTGHGAAAGDAVLIMSPVLFAAWVGFLVTFLNLLPAWQLDGGHLARSALGVRWHRILTYSSVGILVGLNYYIMAAFILLFSSRAPESTPLDDVSPLSKKRKMLFWMAIALAVLCAPLPAQVFSPLA, encoded by the coding sequence GTGGCAAGCTTTGTCGGAGGCGACTTTTCGCAGGCAGTCCCGGTCGTCTCCTCATTCTACAGCATAGTGGACATGCAAAAGCACCAGACCGAAGACGCTGTCCGGTTCCTCATAGCCGAGTCTGACATCTACTCTTCGTTTCCAAAACTCATAAGGGAGCTTGCCAAGGTGGACATGATAGCCACTGCCAAGCGCACGAGGTACGCGTCGAGGCTGATGCCCTCGCTTTCATCCACAAACCTGACAGTCGAAGACGGCGTGGTAATTACCGTGTCCAAGCTTCAAAAGCAGCAGCGCAAGCAGGGCAAAAACAGGTACCTGCTTTCGCTTCCGGCGGTTCTGTTCATAGCGACCCTCACCGTCGTCTTTATCGACGGCCTGTACCGCTCCCAGTCCGACTTTGCCAGGATGTTCATCCACAACCCGCTGCTACTTGCGGCAGTCTATACGATGTCGCTTGTAGGGATACTGGGCGTGCACGAGATGGGCCACATGATAGCTGCCAAGCACCACGGCATCCGGGCTTCATGGCCGTATTTCATACCGGGGATACCCGGGCTCTTTGTGCCGACCTTTGGCGCAATGATCGCGATACGCAGCAACATGACCAACCGAAACGTCCTGTTTGACGTGGGAATAGCCGGGCCCATAGCCGGCCTCCTTGTGACTATGATAGTGTCGGTTTACGGCTCGTCGATATCGGTGCTCGTGCCAGCCGACAGGATGCAGGACTTTGGCAATTCTGGACTGATGCCCATAAACAGCAGCATTCTGATGCAGGCAACTCTGAATTTGACCGGCCACGGCGCGGCGGCCGGCGACGCGGTCTTGATAATGTCGCCCGTGCTCTTTGCCGCATGGGTGGGCTTTCTCGTCACGTTTCTCAACCTGCTGCCTGCGTGGCAGCTGGACGGCGGGCACCTCGCAAGGTCTGCTCTTGGCGTCCGGTGGCACCGCATCCTGACCTACTCTAGCGTCGGCATATTGGTGGGCCTTAACTATTACATCATGGCCGCATTCATACTCCTCTTTAGCTCTCGCGCGCCTGAAAGCACGCCCCTTGATGACGTGTCTCCGCTGTCGAAAAAGCGCAAGATGCTCTTTTGGATGGCAATAGCGCTTGCCGTCCTGTGCGCGCCGCTGCCTGCCCAAGTGTTCAGTCCCTTGGCTTGA
- the pyrE gene encoding orotate phosphoribosyltransferase: MSSSSSDFTLEFASFLLKSNALKFGAFTLASGKPSPYYIDLRMLPSFPAHFRLTIGALKDVVAKKMPSFDTFASVPTSGLVFGSALAYEMEKPFVYVRKESKGYGMSKLVEGHLASGAKVVIVDDVATTGLSVSKAIDALRANGGVVEDVVAVVNRMEGAEEKLKQMGVRLVSVATIQDIASSLHRAGLVDDSTMDAVVKQIAASGGLETD, translated from the coding sequence GTGTCTTCCTCGTCTTCTGATTTTACGCTCGAGTTTGCGTCGTTTCTCCTAAAGAGCAACGCGCTCAAGTTCGGCGCATTCACGCTTGCAAGCGGCAAGCCAAGCCCCTACTACATCGACCTGCGCATGCTGCCAAGCTTTCCGGCGCACTTTCGCCTGACTATTGGCGCCCTCAAAGACGTCGTGGCAAAAAAGATGCCAAGCTTTGATACATTTGCCTCGGTGCCGACCTCCGGCTTGGTCTTTGGCTCAGCCCTTGCCTACGAAATGGAAAAGCCATTTGTCTACGTGCGAAAAGAATCCAAGGGCTATGGCATGAGCAAGCTGGTGGAAGGCCATCTTGCATCCGGCGCCAAGGTGGTAATAGTCGACGACGTCGCAACCACCGGCCTTTCCGTGAGCAAGGCGATAGACGCGCTGAGGGCAAACGGCGGCGTAGTTGAAGACGTCGTCGCCGTCGTGAACAGGATGGAAGGCGCTGAGGAAAAGCTAAAGCAGATGGGAGTCCGGCTCGTCTCGGTTGCCACCATACAGGACATCGCAAGCTCCCTGCACAGGGCCGGGCTTGTCGACGACAGTACGATGGATGCCGTGGTCAAGCAGATAGCCGCAAGCGGCGGTCTGGAAACCGATTGA
- a CDS encoding RNA-guided endonuclease InsQ/TnpB family protein, with product MLNYKFRLPPTREQELVLEQTLDGCRWIYNYFLSIPPMSEYDMNYALTELKEQHPWLRNYYAKMLQMVAKQVAAARKATSSLKRNGCKTGRLSYRYNDDFHAFAYNQKGFKIEENRLVLAKIGRIKIILHRKPINIKQVTICRKNGKWYAVVGCEILRRSCSTIVYKKPVGIDVGITKFAHDSDNHVVENPQFSTRMSRPLKRAHRRLSRKKLGSNNRKKARRMLARLYERINNKRSDFLHKTSAYYCRNYDLIFLERLRMANLTKNHKLAHKILDASWYTFKIMCQYKANRVVEVDPAYSSLDCSRCGHRVPKSLAVRIHSCPKCGALLDRDYNSAINHLQNGLTLLQLPVERREVTPVEPQSKVIETGTLYGDMQLTRGTGASLSGKPVPSPRAW from the coding sequence ATACTCAACTACAAGTTCCGTCTACCTCCTACAAGAGAGCAGGAGCTTGTACTAGAGCAAACACTGGACGGCTGCAGGTGGATATACAACTATTTTTTGTCAATCCCGCCGATGTCAGAATATGACATGAACTATGCTCTGACTGAACTAAAGGAGCAGCACCCGTGGCTCCGAAACTATTACGCCAAGATGCTCCAAATGGTGGCAAAGCAGGTTGCAGCAGCCAGAAAAGCAACGTCCTCTCTGAAAAGAAATGGCTGCAAGACCGGCAGATTATCGTACAGATACAACGATGATTTCCACGCCTTTGCCTACAACCAAAAAGGATTCAAGATAGAAGAGAATAGGCTCGTACTCGCCAAGATAGGCCGCATAAAGATCATCTTACACAGAAAACCAATCAACATCAAGCAGGTAACGATATGCAGAAAGAATGGGAAATGGTATGCAGTAGTAGGCTGCGAGATACTTCGCAGGTCATGTTCTACCATTGTATACAAGAAGCCAGTAGGAATAGACGTTGGTATCACAAAGTTTGCCCACGACTCAGACAATCATGTTGTAGAAAACCCGCAGTTCTCGACTAGAATGTCAAGGCCATTGAAGAGGGCTCATCGCAGACTGTCGAGGAAAAAGCTCGGAAGCAACAATAGAAAAAAGGCGCGTCGTATGCTTGCCCGGTTATATGAGCGCATAAACAACAAGCGCAGTGATTTTCTGCATAAAACATCTGCATACTATTGCAGAAACTACGACTTGATATTCCTAGAACGACTAAGAATGGCTAACCTGACCAAGAACCACAAGCTTGCGCACAAGATACTGGATGCAAGCTGGTATACGTTCAAGATTATGTGCCAGTACAAGGCCAACAGAGTGGTAGAAGTGGATCCGGCGTATAGTTCGCTTGACTGTTCTAGGTGTGGCCACCGCGTACCCAAGTCACTTGCAGTACGTATCCACTCTTGTCCAAAGTGTGGCGCGCTTTTAGATAGAGACTACAACTCTGCCATCAATCATTTGCAGAACGGTTTGACGCTTCTGCAACTACCGGTGGAGCGCCGGGAAGTCACGCCTGTGGAGCCTCAGAGTAAGGTCATTGAAACAGGAACGTTGTATGGTGACATGCAGCTAACCAGGGGGACGGGCGCAAGCCTGTCTGGGAAGCCAGTGCCCTCCCCTAGGGCTTGGTAG
- a CDS encoding secondary thiamine-phosphate synthase enzyme YjbQ gives MKSKTAYLTFNTPKRHAFVNITPQVRKVVEESGVKEGMVLINAMHISASVFINDDESGLHQDFEKWLEKLAPYSPESYLHNRTGEDNADAHLKRQVMGREVVVAITAGKLDFGPWEQIFYGEFDGQRPKRVLVKVIGE, from the coding sequence ATGAAATCCAAGACGGCATACCTGACGTTTAACACGCCCAAAAGACACGCTTTTGTAAACATCACGCCGCAGGTGAGAAAGGTGGTAGAGGAAAGCGGCGTAAAGGAAGGCATGGTCCTGATAAACGCGATGCACATATCGGCAAGCGTTTTCATAAACGACGACGAAAGCGGCCTGCACCAGGATTTTGAAAAGTGGCTTGAAAAGCTTGCGCCGTACTCGCCGGAGAGCTATCTCCACAACCGTACAGGTGAAGACAACGCCGACGCCCACCTAAAGAGGCAGGTTATGGGCCGCGAGGTCGTCGTCGCCATTACGGCAGGCAAGCTTGACTTTGGCCCGTGGGAGCAGATTTTCTACGGCGAGTTTGACGGCCAGAGGCCAAAGCGCGTTCTAGTAAAGGTCATTGGCGAATAG